A segment of the Catenuloplanes nepalensis genome:
CCGGTGGCGCACTCGGGCTGGACCCGGTGGAGAGCGGCGCGATCGCGGACTGGCAGCGGATGTACGACACGAACGTGCTCGGCACGCTGCGCGTCACCCAGGCGCTGCTCCCGGCGCTCGACGCGTCCGGCGCCGCGACGATCGTGGTGATCGGCTCCACCGCGGCGTTCACGCCGTACGAGGGCGGCGGCGGGTACGCCGCGGCCAAGCACGCCCAGACCGCGCTGGCCGGCACGCTCCGCCTGGAGCTGAACGGCCGCCCGATCCGGGTGATCGAGATCGACCCCGGCATGGTCAGGACGGAGGAGTTCTCGCTGACCCGGTTCGACGGCGACGCCGCGCGCGCGGCCGCGGTCTACAGAGGAGTGGCCGAGCCGCTGGTGGCCGAGGACATCGCGGACTGCGTCTCGTGGGTCGCCACCCGCCCGCACCACGTCAACGTGGACCGCCTCGTGGTCCGCCCGCTCGCCCAGGCCGCACAGCACAAGGTGCACCGGGTCGAGTAGATGGCTTCAGCCGCCTCGGGGACGGCCGACCCCGGAAAGGCCCAGGGCGTCGTCACCCGCGGAACCACGAATCCCAACCGGCTGCGCCGGGTGGACAACTGGATCGCGGACACGCTCGGTGACCTGCTCCGGGACGCGGCCGACCCGCTGGTGATCGACCTCGGCTACGGCGCCACCCCGGTCACCGCGGTGGAGCTGCGCGCCCGGCTGGCCCGCCGGGTGCGCCCGGACACGCGCGTGACCGGCCTGGAGATCGACCCGGCCCGGGTGGTGGCCGCGCAGCCGGCCGCGGACCCGCCGTGGCTGGAGTTCCGGCGCGGCGGCTTCGAGCTGGCCGGCCTGCGCCCGGTCGTGGTCCGCGCGTTCAACGTGCTCCGGCAGTACCCGGAGGCCGAGGTCACGGCCGCCTGGAATCTGATCGTCTCCCGGCTCGCGCCCGGCGGCGTGCTGGTCGAGGGCACCTGCGACGAGCCCGGCCGGCTGGCCACCTGGATCGCGCTGGACGCGGCCGGCCCGCGCACGCTCACGCTCGCGGCCCGCCTGGCGAACCTGGACACCCCGGCCACGCTGGCGGAACGCTTGCCGAAGGCGCTGATCCACCGCAACGTGCCGGGCGAACGCGTGCACGCGTTGATCCGCACGCTCGACGACGGGTGGCGGGACGCGGCGCCGTACGCGGTCTTCGGCCCCCGCCAGCGATGGATGCGCGCGGTCCGGACGGTGCGGGACGCGGGCTGGCCGGTGCACGACGGCCCGCGCCGCTGGCGCCTCGGCGAGTTGACGATCGGGTGGGAATCGGTTGCCGCGAGGTAGCGAAGTTCTCAGGATCGCGCGGGTACGGCCGATCGGGCGATGGTGAGCGCGAACCTGAAGCTGGCCGCCGCGATCATCGTGCGGGACGAGGCGGAGCTGCTGGCCCGCTGCCTGGACTCGCTGCGCGGCGTGGTCGACGAGATCCACGTGCACGACACCGGCTCCACGGACGGCAGCCCGGAGGTGGCGATGCGGGCCGGCGCGTGTCTCACCGCCGGCCTCTGGACCGACCACTTCGCGGACGCGCGCAACGCGGCGCTGCAGGGCTGGACCGCGGACTGGGTGCTCTCCGTGGACGCGGACGAACGCGTCACCGCGAACGCCGCCGAACTGCGCGACCGCCTGGCCGGTACGGACGCGGACGCGGCCACGCTGGAGATCGACAGCGACCGGCAGGACAGCGACGTCACGTTCCGGGCACCGCGACTGTTCCGGCCGGACCGCACGGTGTGGGCCGGGCGCATCCACGAGCGGATCGTCGCCCGCGACGGCACGCTGCGACTCGCCGCGCTCCCCCGGGACGTGGCCCGGATCGCGCACGCCGGCTACGCGACCGCGGAGCGCCGCGAGGCGAAGGCGCTGCGGAACGTGCTGCTCGGCCGGGTGCAGCTGGACGACCTGGCCGCCGACCCGGTGGGCAACCGCGACCAGATCGCCCGCACGCTGCTGGACCTGGGCCGCAGCTGTGTCGTCGCCGGCCACAAGCAGGACGCGGTGGACACGCTGGAGATGCTGCGCGAGCTGTTCCCCCACACCCGGGAGCGGTTGCAGGGCACCGACCAGCTGGCGCAGCTGATGCTGGCCGAGGGGATGGACGAGGTCGCGCTGGTGCTGGTCGAGGACATGCGGGCGGCCGGTGCGGAGTCCTCGTACTGCGACTGGCTCGCCGCGCAGGCGCTGGCCCAGCTCGGCGACGTGGACGAGGCGGCGCGGCGCCTGAACAACGTCGGCCGGGTGGTGGACACGGCCGGGCGCCGGCACGGCACGGCCGCGCTCACCGAGATGAAGATGCTGGTCGCCGAGCTACAGGCGAAGCTGACCGGGGTCAGCTGACCGGGACGGAACCGCCGGCGGCGTGAACCCGAACCGGCTGCCGCCGCCGGCGTTCGCCTCCACGCCGATCTCGCCGCCGTGCCGCTCCACGATCCGCTGACAGCCGGTTCATCCGGGTCGGCCCGCGCCCCACGGCCCGCCTCGTCCGGGTCCGGGACGCCGCGCAGCGGTTCACGTGCCCGGCCATCGAGGCCAGCGGCGACCTCAGGTCGTGCCCGGTCATCGTCAGGAAGCCGCGGAGAGGAACGTGCCGCCGCGCAGGCCGAGCACCGCCCACCCGCTGATCCGGTCCGCGGTCGGCCGGTAGAACGGCACCGCCACCACGAACGACAGCTGCCGGCGGCCGGCCGGCAGGTTCTCGTCCCGGGCCGGCACGTACGTCCGGCTGATGATCTCGGCGTTTCACCAGATCAAGCAACAGAAAGGGCCGCCCGGGAGTATTCCCGGGCGGCCCACTGGTCTTACTTGAGGGTGACGTTGAAGATCGGGTCAGCGGCGATCTTCTTGAACGCGGTCAGCGCGGACGCGCTGCTGGTGACCGTGATGTTCCGGTCGCCGGTGTCGTCGGCCGGGCAGTCGAAGTAGACCATCGCCTTGACCGCCGAACGCGCCTTGAGCTGCGACAGCACGGTGTCGAAGATCGCGCCCTTGTCCGCGGTGCGCTTCAGGCTGTGGTAGACGCCCCACTCCGCGACCATGATCGGCTTGCCCGCGTGCTTGGTGGTCGCCCAGTCGTAGAAGCCGAGCTTGTTCGTGCCGGCCACCGGGCCGCGGTCCAGCAGGTTGTCGAGGTCGCCGTGGTGGTAACCCTTCTCCGCGTTCAGGTACGAGTCCAGGCCGATCCAGTCGGTGACGTCGTCGCCCGGGTACAGGTCCGGCCACCAGGACTTGGCCAGGTAGGTTTCGTTGCCCATGTAGGCGACGACGTTGATCGCGTTGGTGACGCCGTTCGCGCGCAGCCGCTGGATCACGTGCCGGTACATGCCGGCGTAGTCCTTGGCGGTCATGCCGGACTCGGGGTTGGTGTTGACGTCGTTCTCCGGCTCGTGGTGCAGCGCCAGGAAGAACGGCTTCTTGAAGTTCGCCTTGACGTGCGCGGACCAGCGGTCGATCCGCTTGTCCTGCGTGCCCGCCTTCACGCCGGCCCAGGTGTCGCCGTACGCGACCTTCCAGTTCAGCAGCAGCGTGCGCGGCTTCGCGGCGTCGGTGGTCATGGCGATCTCGGCCGGGGTCGGGAACAGCTCGTTGCCCTTGTGGTACGTGTGGTAGATCGCGGCGGTGCGGCCGGTCACGGCCTCCCACTGCTTCAGCGCGGTGTCCCGCGGCGTCGAGGTGAAGCCACCGGCCGCCGCGCCCCACAGCACGCCACAGGTCGGGATCAGCTTCGCGCCGGTGGTGCAGCCGGTCGCCGGGGCCGGGGTGGCCGGGGCCGGGGTGGCCGCGCCGGCCACGGTCAGCCGCAGCGCCGGGCGCAGGCCCGCGGTGCCGTGCTCGGTGGAGTGGATCCGGGTGACCGCGGTGGTGGAGCTGGAGCTGATCGCGAACGAGTAGGTCCCGGCCGCCTTGATCTGGGCGCCGAGGTCGAAGACGACCTCCTGCTGACCGGCGGCCAGCTTCGCGGAGACGGTGGTGGTGCCCAGCGCCGGCGCGTTCGCCGAGGTCAGCGTGGACTCGGCCCACGAGCTGGCGAGCACCCGGGTGACGGTCAGCGTGCTGCCGGCCGGGGCCTCGTCGAGCGCCAGCGCCAGCTTCGCGCCGGTGGCGGCCTTGCCGGTGGTGAACTTCAGGTAGGAGACCTTGCGGTCACCGGCGACCGTGCCGGCGACCAGCTTCGTCTCGGAGCCGGTGATCAGGCTCGTCCGCGCGGAGGACGTGTAGGCGTCGTCCGAGGCGAAGACCGGCAGCTGCGTCGTGGTGGTCGTGGCCGCCAGCGCGGGCGCGCCCGCGAGTGCACCGACCGCCAGCGAGCCCGCCAGCAGCGTCCCGAAGACTCCCTGAGTCCTGCGCAATGTATCCCCTTCCGTTGCCGCTCCCGCGGCGTTTTCCCTGACAGGAATAAGATTCGGCTGCGGCCGTAGCAGGTACCGGACCCGGGACGGTGCAGGCCGGTTGCGCATCCGACCCGCCCGGTTTATGGGAGAATTTGCGGATCAGGGGTATTTCCGTCGGAAGCCCGGAGACGTCGTGCAGGACTGGTCCACCGATTACGCGCAGGGGCTGCTCGAGGCGGCGCCGGACGCGATCGTCGTGGTGACCGAGGACGGCCGGATCACGCTGATCAACGCGCAGGCCGAGCGCCTGCTCGGCTACCGGCGCGACGAGCTGATCGGTCGCACCGTGGAGATCCTGGTCCCGGAGGCGGCCCGGCACGCGCATCCGCTGCACCGGGAGGAGTACATGCGGGCCGCCCGTCCCCGGCCGATGGGCGCGGGCACGCTGGCCGCACGCCGGCGGGACGGGTCGGAGTTCCCGGCCGAGATCTCGCTCTCCGCCGTCCGTACCCCCGAAGGTCTTCTGACCGCCGCGGCGATCCGGGACGTCAGCGACCGGCTGGAGGAGCAGGCCGAGCGGGAACGCCTGACCGCGATCGCGGAGCGGGAGCGGATCGAGGCGCGGCTGCAGCAGTCACAGCGCCTGGAGAGCCTCGGCCAGCTCGCCGGTGGCGTCGCGCACGACTTCAACAACCTGCTGGCGGTGGTGCTCAACTACATCGCGTTCATCGCGGAGGAGGTCGGCGACGCCGCGACCGAGGACCCGGGCCGCTGGGGGCCGGTGCTCAAGGACATCAACCAGATCCAGCGCGCCGCCGAACGCGCCATCTCGCTCACCCACCAGCTGCTCGCGTTCGGCCGCCGCGAGGTGGTCAAGCCGCGCGTGCTCAACCTCAACACGGTGGTACGCGAGGTGGAGGCGCTGCTGCAGCGCACGATCGGCGAGCACGTGCGCCTGGAGACCGCGCTCGCCGACGACCTCTGGCCGATCCGCGCGGACCCCGGCCAGCTCACCCAGGTGCTGGTCAACCTCGCGGTCAACGCGCGTGACGCGATGCCCGGCGGCGGCAGCCTGACCATCGGCACGGACAACGTGACGGTGGACGAGAGCTACCTGGCCGGCCGGCCCGGGCTGCACCCCGGCCCGTACGTGCGGTTGCAGGTCAGCGACACCGGCGGCGGCATGCCGAAGGAGGTGGCGGACCGCGCGTTCGAGCCGTTCTACACGACCAAGCCGAAGGGCGAGGCGACCGGTCTCGGCCTGGCCACGGTCTACGGCACCATCGCGCAGACCGGCGGGCAGGTCAGCATCTACTCGGAGCCGGACGTCGGCACCACGATCAGCGCGCTCGTCCCGGCCAGCGAGGAGGCGCTGCCGGTCGTCGCGCAGCAGATCTCGTCGCTGCCCGAGGTCGCCACCGGCGGCGGCGAGACCGTGCTGGTGGTCGAGGACGAGGACGCGATGCGCGACGTCACCCACCGCATCCTCACCCGCAACGGATACCGGGTGCTGACCGCGCCCGGCGGCGACCGCGCGCTGGACCTGGCCCGGCACCACGACGGGCGCATCCACCTGCTGCTCAGTGACGTCATCATGCCGAAGATGCTGGGCAAGGAGGTGGCCGAGCGGGTCACCGCGCTGCGCCCGGACACCCGCGTGCTCTTCATGTCCGGTTACGCCCAGCCGGTCCTCACCGAGAACGGCACGCTGGGTGACGATGTCACGCTGGTCGCCAAGCCGTTCTCCGAGCGCGGGCTCCTCCAGGCCGTCCGCGCCGTCCTCGACGACTGACCCCCTCCCGCGCCGCTTTGCTCTGCTTACATTGACGAAACGGGTGAAATCACCACGCCGACGTCGCCCCATATGACCGCTTCGCGCTTGTAAGCAGAGCAAAGCGGTGCCGGGGGTACGGGCTAGGCGGCCTCGATCGTCAGGATGAAGAGCGCGCCGTGCGGCTCGACCGGCTGGTAACGGACAGTGCCGCCGTTCGCCTCTGCCAGGTGCCGGACGATGAACAGGCCGAGCCCGGCGCCGCGCATGAAACGGTCGAAGAGCGTCGGCACGAGATTGTCGGGGACGCCCGGGCCGTGGTCACTGATCTCGATGATCAGCTGGTCGCCGTCGCGGCGCGCGGTCAGCGCGATCGGCGCCCGGCCGTACTTCACCGCGTTGCTGAGCATGTTGAGCAGGATCTGCCAGAGGTGGCCGCGGTCGGCGAGCGCGGCCAGGCCCGGATCCACCTCGACCCGCACCGGCGGCGCGGTCGGCGGCAGGTTGCTGATCGCGGACTCGGCCACGTCCCGCACCGGGACCGGGGTGCGGCGCGCGGTGACCTTGCCGGCGTCCAGGCGGAACAGCAGCGTCAGGTCGTTCATCATCCCGATCAGCCGCCGGGTGTTCTTGTCGATCTTGGTGCTCAGCTCCAGGCGGATGTCGTCCTCGAGGTCGTTCCAGTCGACCGTGAGCAGCTCGGCGAGGCTGGCGATCGAGCTCAGCGGCTGCGCCAGCTCGTGCGACACCATCGACATCAGGTCGGACTTGAACTCGACCGCTCGCTCCAGCTGCTCGTTCGCCTCGATCAGCTCCGCGTTCGTGGTCTCGGTCTCGGCGGCGTGCGCGGCCACCGCGTCCTCGGTCCGCTTCCGCCCGGTGATGTCGACGTAGGTCACCACGTACGCGCGCGGCCCGGCCGGACCGGGCAGCGCCGCCATCGACGCCATGACCGGCACGTTCTCCCCGTTCGGGCGGCGCAGCACGGTGTCGCCACCGGGGCGCTCCACGACCTCCGAAGGCGGATCCCACGGGTACGGCGGAAGGTGGCCGATCGCCTCGCGCGGAGTCCGGCCGGTCAGCTCGCACCAGTGCCGGTTCACGTCCAGCACGCGGTGGTCCCGGTCCAGCACCACGACGCCCTCGTTGATCGACTGCAGCAGCGTCTCGGTGAACTCGCGCCGCTCCTCCAGCGCGTCGACCAGCTGCTGCTGCACCCGGTCGGAGACGTTCAGCTCGCGGACCAGCCGGGCCAGCACCACCAGCAGCGCGAGCGTGGCCAGGATCGCGGCGCCGGTGATCGCGGTGGCCGGGCGGTCCACGCCCGCGTAGACGGCCGCGATCGCCAGCAGGCCCGCCACCACCGGGAGCAGCACCAGCGCGAACGCCAGGCGGCGGCCGACCGACGCGCCCCGGCTGGTGCCGGTGAGCGCCGCGAGCGGGCCGCGCTGCGGGCGCGCGACGAGCAGGCCCAGGCAGAGCGCGAGCACGGCGAGCGCGGTGATCGGCGACATGACCGTGGCGGTGGCGGTACCCTCCCGGTACGCCGCGCCGAAGATCTGCACCACCAGCGCCACCACCGCGATCGTGGCGGCTCCGAGGCCAAGCAGGTCGGCCGCGCCCGCGGTCTCCGCGCCGAGGTCGCGCCGGTCGCCCGCGCGCCGGTCGCCGCCCGCTCGCCGATCGCCCCCGGTGGCGCGCCGGTCGCCCCCGCCGCGCCGCTGGTCCGCGACCGCGGTCTCCGGGGAGGGCGCCGTCACGGCCGGGTCCGCCGCGGTGACCGTACCGCTGATGATCGTGGGTTCGGCGCTCTCCGGCGCAGGTCGCGACGCGCGCTGCTCGGGCCTGCGGTCCAGCGTGAACAGCGCGGCCCCGACCAGCATCAGCGTCAGCGCGGTCGTGGCCGACGTGCGGCCGAGCGGCGCGTCGTGGATGCCGAGGAAGTCGAGCGCGGCCGGCTGGATGCGGCCCGGCCCGAACAGGCGGGCGACCAGCCCGGCGGCGCCGGCCACCATGGTGATCAGCCCGAGGAACCGGCCGGTCAGGCGGGTCTGCGGTGCGGGCCGGCTCGGGGCCAGCGCGATCAGGCCGCAGCCGGCCGTGGCGAGCGCGACCGCGACCAGCGGCGCGGGCGTGCCGGGGCCGAAGAGCTCCGTAGACGAGGCCCCGTCTCCCCAGGTCAGCAGCGTGATCATGCCGAGGGAGGCGACGGCGACGCCGGCACCGATAGCGAACGCGCCGTGGAGTCGGCGCCCGTACTGCGGGATATCCACGGCCGAAAGCTCCTCATAAACGGACTAAAGGAGCCTATCAGGCAAATGCGTGTCCTCACGCGAAAAAGCGCACCGAGCCCGGTCGGGGCTCGGCGCGCTTCAAGCGGTCTGTGCGGCGGTCAGGCGGTGCGGGACGAGCCGGTCCAGGCGAACCCGGCCTCGACGAGCACGCGGTTCGCCATCTTGGCGATCTCGCCGGCGTGACGGTTGGCGTGGTGCCCGCAGAACGAGAGCTCGCCACCCCCGGAGAGGCGCACGCCCAGCTTCGCGGCCGCCCCGCAGCTGTCGCAGCGCTCGGTGACGGTGTTGACGACTTCCACCTGAGTGGGGTTCAGCAGTGCGTTCATGGCGTTGGCCTCCTTGGTCGGTCGAACGATGCGTCGGCGCGGCCTTGTGGCCCGGACGAGGTCAACATCGGTCTCCGCTCCACCCGTTTTAGCGCGACACCCGGCTCCTAACCAAGCCGCTACCCCCGGTTACCGCCCGCGGGGGTCCCATTTGCGATCCGCACCACATCTTGAACCTCATACCCCCAGCTCAACAGCGTCACAACGTACCCGTGCGGGGTCTTGTCCTCTCTCTTCCGACGCGCTACCGGAGCGCAACCGCAAGGGTCCCCAGCCGCGACTCCGGCCCGCGAATCTGATTCAGGTCGGCGGCCAGCAGGGCCCCGGCAGAAGAAAGGGAGTTCATGACCGCGTTTCACCGCACCGGCCGTCGCACCACCGGCCTTGCCATCGCCTCCGCCACCGCCGCCGCGTTCGTCGCGCTGTCCGGCGTGGGCGTGGCCCAGGCGGCCGCACCGGTCACCGGCGCCGTCCTCCAGGACGGGGCGCCGGGCGCGATCAAGGACAGCTACATCGTGGTCCTGCGGGACGGCGCGGCGACCGGCCGGTCCGCGAACGTCGCGGGCGACCTGGCGAAGCGGTACGGCGGCAAGGTCCGCGCCTCGTTCGGCTCGGCCGTGCGCGGGTTCACCGCCGAGATGTCCCGGACCGCGGCGCGGCGCCTCGCGGCCGACCCCGCCGTGAAGCTCGTCGAGCAGGACCGCCGCGTCACGATGAGCGCCACGCAGAGCAACCCGACCTGGGGCCTGGACCGTGTCGACCAGCGCGACCTGCCGCTCAACCGCAGCTACACCTCCCCGGCCGCGTCGAACGTGACCGCGTACGTGATGGACACCGGCGTCCGGATCAGCCACAAGGACTTCGGCGGCCGGGCCCGGCACGGCTGGGACTTCGTCGACAACGACGCGGTCGCGGACGACTGCCAGGGCCACGGCACGCACGTCGCCGGTACGGTCGGCGGCGCCGCGTACGGCGTCGCCAAGGACGTCAAGCTGGTCTCCGTGCGCGTGCTCGGCTGCGACGGCAGCGGCAGCTACTCGCAGATCATCGCGGGCGTCGACTGGGTCACCCGGAACGCGGTCAAGCCGGCCGTGGTGAACATGAGCCTGGGCGGTTCGACCTCCGCGTCGCTGGACGACGCGGTGCAGCGCTCGATCAACTCGGGCGTGACGTACGTGCTGGCCGCCGGCAACGAGAACAAGGACGCCTGCGCGTCCTCCCCGGCCCGGCTCCCGGCCGGCATCACGGTCGGCGCCTCCGACAGCAACGACGCCCGCGCGTCGTTCTCGAACTGGGGCAGCTGCCTGGACATCTTCGCGCCCGGCGCGAAGATCCTGTCGGACGCCCGCACCGGCGACACCAGCACCACCACGATGAGCGGCACCTCGATGGCAGCGCCGCACGTGGCCGGCGCGGCCGCGCTGGTGCTCGGCGCGAACCCGCAGGCCACCCCGCAGCAGGTGCGCGACGCGCTGGTCGGCGCGGCCACGCCCGGCAAGGTGACCGGCGTGAACGGCTCGCCGAACCGCCTGCTCTACACCGGCACGGCCACCGCGCCGCTGGCCGTGCAGACGCCGGTCACGCCGGCGGCCGCGAGCTGCGACCGGTTCGAGTCGCTCACCGACGTGGCGCTGCCCGCGACCTCGGCGCTGACCGTGGCCAGCTGCGGCACCACCGGCACCACCGCCTCGAAGAAGACCAGCGTGCAGGTGAACGTGCGCCAGCCGGTCCGCGGCGACCTGCGGATCCAGCTCACCTCCCCGAACGGGAAGATCTGGAACCTGAAGGCCGCGGCCGGCACCGGTGACCTCAACACCGCCTGGAACTTCGACGCCTCGACCGCGCTGAAGAACGGCAAGTGGACGCTGACGGTCAAGGACGCGCAGGGCCGGACCGGCCTGCTCGACTCCTGGACCCTGACGGTCTGACCCGCTGCGCAAGGCCCCGTCGTCCCCTCGGGACGGCGGGGCTTTCGCGCTTTCCCGGAAAAACCCAAAAAACG
Coding sequences within it:
- a CDS encoding CBM96 family carbohydrate-binding protein, whose product is MRRTQGVFGTLLAGSLAVGALAGAPALAATTTTTQLPVFASDDAYTSSARTSLITGSETKLVAGTVAGDRKVSYLKFTTGKAATGAKLALALDEAPAGSTLTVTRVLASSWAESTLTSANAPALGTTTVSAKLAAGQQEVVFDLGAQIKAAGTYSFAISSSSTTAVTRIHSTEHGTAGLRPALRLTVAGAATPAPATPAPATGCTTGAKLIPTCGVLWGAAAGGFTSTPRDTALKQWEAVTGRTAAIYHTYHKGNELFPTPAEIAMTTDAAKPRTLLLNWKVAYGDTWAGVKAGTQDKRIDRWSAHVKANFKKPFFLALHHEPENDVNTNPESGMTAKDYAGMYRHVIQRLRANGVTNAINVVAYMGNETYLAKSWWPDLYPGDDVTDWIGLDSYLNAEKGYHHGDLDNLLDRGPVAGTNKLGFYDWATTKHAGKPIMVAEWGVYHSLKRTADKGAIFDTVLSQLKARSAVKAMVYFDCPADDTGDRNITVTSSASALTAFKKIAADPIFNVTLK
- a CDS encoding DUF7455 domain-containing protein produces the protein MNALLNPTQVEVVNTVTERCDSCGAAAKLGVRLSGGGELSFCGHHANRHAGEIAKMANRVLVEAGFAWTGSSRTA
- a CDS encoding glycosyltransferase family 2 protein, whose protein sequence is MVSANLKLAAAIIVRDEAELLARCLDSLRGVVDEIHVHDTGSTDGSPEVAMRAGACLTAGLWTDHFADARNAALQGWTADWVLSVDADERVTANAAELRDRLAGTDADAATLEIDSDRQDSDVTFRAPRLFRPDRTVWAGRIHERIVARDGTLRLAALPRDVARIAHAGYATAERREAKALRNVLLGRVQLDDLAADPVGNRDQIARTLLDLGRSCVVAGHKQDAVDTLEMLRELFPHTRERLQGTDQLAQLMLAEGMDEVALVLVEDMRAAGAESSYCDWLAAQALAQLGDVDEAARRLNNVGRVVDTAGRRHGTAALTEMKMLVAELQAKLTGVS
- a CDS encoding PAS domain S-box protein — protein: MQDWSTDYAQGLLEAAPDAIVVVTEDGRITLINAQAERLLGYRRDELIGRTVEILVPEAARHAHPLHREEYMRAARPRPMGAGTLAARRRDGSEFPAEISLSAVRTPEGLLTAAAIRDVSDRLEEQAERERLTAIAERERIEARLQQSQRLESLGQLAGGVAHDFNNLLAVVLNYIAFIAEEVGDAATEDPGRWGPVLKDINQIQRAAERAISLTHQLLAFGRREVVKPRVLNLNTVVREVEALLQRTIGEHVRLETALADDLWPIRADPGQLTQVLVNLAVNARDAMPGGGSLTIGTDNVTVDESYLAGRPGLHPGPYVRLQVSDTGGGMPKEVADRAFEPFYTTKPKGEATGLGLATVYGTIAQTGGQVSIYSEPDVGTTISALVPASEEALPVVAQQISSLPEVATGGGETVLVVEDEDAMRDVTHRILTRNGYRVLTAPGGDRALDLARHHDGRIHLLLSDVIMPKMLGKEVAERVTALRPDTRVLFMSGYAQPVLTENGTLGDDVTLVAKPFSERGLLQAVRAVLDD
- a CDS encoding SDR family NAD(P)-dependent oxidoreductase, giving the protein MTDSPIAVVTGASSGIGAASARRLAADGFHVIATARRAERLTALVAEIEAAGGRATAVAADVTDDASVRALAEAVPGPVTLLVNNAGGALGLDPVESGAIADWQRMYDTNVLGTLRVTQALLPALDASGAATIVVIGSTAAFTPYEGGGGYAAAKHAQTALAGTLRLELNGRPIRVIEIDPGMVRTEEFSLTRFDGDAARAAAVYRGVAEPLVAEDIADCVSWVATRPHHVNVDRLVVRPLAQAAQHKVHRVE
- a CDS encoding sensor histidine kinase → MDIPQYGRRLHGAFAIGAGVAVASLGMITLLTWGDGASSTELFGPGTPAPLVAVALATAGCGLIALAPSRPAPQTRLTGRFLGLITMVAGAAGLVARLFGPGRIQPAALDFLGIHDAPLGRTSATTALTLMLVGAALFTLDRRPEQRASRPAPESAEPTIISGTVTAADPAVTAPSPETAVADQRRGGGDRRATGGDRRAGGDRRAGDRRDLGAETAGAADLLGLGAATIAVVALVVQIFGAAYREGTATATVMSPITALAVLALCLGLLVARPQRGPLAALTGTSRGASVGRRLAFALVLLPVVAGLLAIAAVYAGVDRPATAITGAAILATLALLVVLARLVRELNVSDRVQQQLVDALEERREFTETLLQSINEGVVVLDRDHRVLDVNRHWCELTGRTPREAIGHLPPYPWDPPSEVVERPGGDTVLRRPNGENVPVMASMAALPGPAGPRAYVVTYVDITGRKRTEDAVAAHAAETETTNAELIEANEQLERAVEFKSDLMSMVSHELAQPLSSIASLAELLTVDWNDLEDDIRLELSTKIDKNTRRLIGMMNDLTLLFRLDAGKVTARRTPVPVRDVAESAISNLPPTAPPVRVEVDPGLAALADRGHLWQILLNMLSNAVKYGRAPIALTARRDGDQLIIEISDHGPGVPDNLVPTLFDRFMRGAGLGLFIVRHLAEANGGTVRYQPVEPHGALFILTIEAA
- a CDS encoding S8 family serine peptidase — translated: MTAFHRTGRRTTGLAIASATAAAFVALSGVGVAQAAAPVTGAVLQDGAPGAIKDSYIVVLRDGAATGRSANVAGDLAKRYGGKVRASFGSAVRGFTAEMSRTAARRLAADPAVKLVEQDRRVTMSATQSNPTWGLDRVDQRDLPLNRSYTSPAASNVTAYVMDTGVRISHKDFGGRARHGWDFVDNDAVADDCQGHGTHVAGTVGGAAYGVAKDVKLVSVRVLGCDGSGSYSQIIAGVDWVTRNAVKPAVVNMSLGGSTSASLDDAVQRSINSGVTYVLAAGNENKDACASSPARLPAGITVGASDSNDARASFSNWGSCLDIFAPGAKILSDARTGDTSTTTMSGTSMAAPHVAGAAALVLGANPQATPQQVRDALVGAATPGKVTGVNGSPNRLLYTGTATAPLAVQTPVTPAAASCDRFESLTDVALPATSALTVASCGTTGTTASKKTSVQVNVRQPVRGDLRIQLTSPNGKIWNLKAAAGTGDLNTAWNFDASTALKNGKWTLTVKDAQGRTGLLDSWTLTV
- a CDS encoding class I SAM-dependent methyltransferase, with amino-acid sequence MASAASGTADPGKAQGVVTRGTTNPNRLRRVDNWIADTLGDLLRDAADPLVIDLGYGATPVTAVELRARLARRVRPDTRVTGLEIDPARVVAAQPAADPPWLEFRRGGFELAGLRPVVVRAFNVLRQYPEAEVTAAWNLIVSRLAPGGVLVEGTCDEPGRLATWIALDAAGPRTLTLAARLANLDTPATLAERLPKALIHRNVPGERVHALIRTLDDGWRDAAPYAVFGPRQRWMRAVRTVRDAGWPVHDGPRRWRLGELTIGWESVAAR